TCGTTTTCAGCATACACAAAGCCATAAATCTTTTTGGAAACAGACAGATTTCTATAGATTTCATACAAATGTCCCAAAGCAGAAGTATCACCCACCAATACATATGAGTCGGCAGACTGATCTACAATAAACTTACCCTTGTGCCATCCAAAGTAAATAGTATCTCCAACAGCACAATCCTGAGCCCATTTACTACCGGGTCCATTAGAGTGTGTACAGGCAGCAATATCTATAGTTTCGGCTTTGCGATCAAAATACCAGACAGAATAGCTTCTGATTTTGTCTTTCAGATTCACCGACATACCCATACCACAAAAAATCCGCAGAAAGTATCCTGGTACATATTCCGTTAATTTTAAACCACTACTATGAATACGGATATGAAAAGTATTGTCAGCTATTTTTGACTTGTGTACAATAACAGCTTTGTTTAAAAGTTTGCTTGCTAGGTTATCAATAAGACCCATCTTATTTAGTTTTGTAATGGTAAGATAAAAGTGTACTACTTTTCAAATAATGTATAGCTGGTAATTACACAGACGAACAGACATCACTTTTACTTTACCCTAGAAAAATAAAAGTGAGCCTTGTATAAGGCTCACCTTCGAAAATAAGATCTTCTCTATCACATCACATAAATACTAATTGCAATCACCCTCTGGCGTACAGGAAGGTCCTTCAATTACTTCAATGGGTGCAGGGTGCGTATTTCGCCACTCTGTAAAGGATTTTCCGAGCACATCTGAAAACACTTCGGAAGGTTGTGCACCAGAAACAGCATATTTGCGATTAAATACAAAGAATGGCACACCCCTCACTCCAATATTTTGCGCCTCCTGAATATCTTTCTCAACCTCATACCCAAAATCATCACTAGCTAGCACTTGCCGGATATCGTTTTCCTGCAATCCGATCTCTTGTCCTAACAACACAAGCGTTTCGTGATCACTAAAATCTTTCCCTTCTGTAAAATACGCTTTAAATAAACGTTCTTCAGCTTCATCTCCCAGATTATGCTTTTTTGCCAGTTGTATCATTCGATGGGCATCAAATGAATTAGCAACAACTGCATTATCAAAATTATAGATAAGACCTGCTTCTTTTGCCATCTGTGTTACCTGCCGATGCATCTGTACAGAATGCTCATAGGAAATACCTTTGCGTTCTGATAAGTATTCATATAAATTTTTGCCATGTCCTGCTTCAATAGAAGGATCTAGCTGAAAGCTATGCCACTCTACTTCAACCGCTCCAGCGTCAGAAAACTGTTGTAATGCCTTTTCAAACTTTCTTTTGCCTATATAACAAAATGGACACATAATATCTGACCATATCTCTACTTTCATTTTCTCAGTGGTATTCATCTGAATTTTTATTTAAGAATAATGTATTGATACATGGGTAAACAGTATATAGAGTGTAATATGTTCCCTGAAGTACTTATTAATCCCCACTACTTGCCCTACCGACAATTGAACTCAGAAAATTATTTAGAATATCTACTGTAACATGCAACCATTCCAATAGCTCGTGTGTCATGCTTTTGGAATTAAAAATATGTTTATGAAAACGATTTTAGTGAT
This genomic stretch from Xanthocytophaga agilis harbors:
- a CDS encoding siderophore-interacting protein; the encoded protein is MGLIDNLASKLLNKAVIVHKSKIADNTFHIRIHSSGLKLTEYVPGYFLRIFCGMGMSVNLKDKIRSYSVWYFDRKAETIDIAACTHSNGPGSKWAQDCAVGDTIYFGWHKGKFIVDQSADSYVLVGDTSALGHLYEIYRNLSVSKKIYGFVYAENEKGIFPDIDGSKPFQFLQLAVNPGERLVQSIDSTARQIFGSGMVYVGGDSRSCVQLNQYFKKELNWNSGQIKAKPFWNPDKTGLE
- a CDS encoding DsbA family oxidoreductase, with the protein product MKVEIWSDIMCPFCYIGKRKFEKALQQFSDAGAVEVEWHSFQLDPSIEAGHGKNLYEYLSERKGISYEHSVQMHRQVTQMAKEAGLIYNFDNAVVANSFDAHRMIQLAKKHNLGDEAEERLFKAYFTEGKDFSDHETLVLLGQEIGLQENDIRQVLASDDFGYEVEKDIQEAQNIGVRGVPFFVFNRKYAVSGAQPSEVFSDVLGKSFTEWRNTHPAPIEVIEGPSCTPEGDCN